One genomic segment of Candidatus Hydrogenedens sp. includes these proteins:
- the gguA gene encoding sugar ABC transporter ATP-binding protein: MSETLLLEMRDITKRFPGVLALDKVKLEVRYGEVHCLVGENGAGKSTLMKILSGAVPMDSGEIFLEGQPIHIISPYHAQQLGISMIYQEFNLIPYLSVAENIFLGREPRIPKTPLINWKKMYDEATKVLEQVGLKLDVRLPVAELSIAQQQMVEIAKALSIKSKIIVMDEPSATLTDHELKTLFELIKSLRRQNLGIIYISHRLEELYEIGNRVTVMRDGQYVGTHEVCDVTREDLIRMMVGRELTEEYPKIFLPRGKERLRVENLTRRGAFKNISFSVYSGEIVGLTGLVGAGRTEVARAIFGADPIDDGKIYIDGEEVKIRSPQEAIKHGIGLLTEDRKNQGLVLGMTIRENTTLANLKAITKGIFLNLPKEREITEKYVHDIQIRTPSIEQIAQNLSGGNQQKVVLAKWLFTNSRILIFDEPTRGIDVGAKAEIFRLMNRLLEQGVAILMISSELPEVLGMCDRILVMHEGTLVGELSRDEATQEKIMQFATGYKKQNVA; encoded by the coding sequence ATGAGCGAAACCCTACTACTTGAAATGCGTGATATTACAAAACGATTTCCTGGTGTCCTGGCACTGGATAAAGTAAAATTGGAAGTGCGTTATGGTGAAGTGCACTGTCTGGTCGGCGAAAATGGAGCCGGTAAATCTACATTAATGAAGATACTATCCGGTGCAGTCCCCATGGATTCCGGAGAAATCTTTTTAGAAGGACAACCCATTCATATTATATCTCCATATCATGCTCAACAATTGGGCATCAGTATGATATATCAGGAATTCAACCTTATCCCCTACCTCAGCGTAGCGGAAAATATTTTTCTTGGTCGTGAACCTCGCATTCCCAAAACACCGCTAATTAACTGGAAAAAAATGTACGACGAAGCAACCAAAGTGCTGGAACAGGTTGGCTTAAAACTTGATGTCCGTCTACCAGTTGCAGAGTTAAGTATCGCACAACAACAAATGGTTGAAATCGCTAAAGCACTAAGTATTAAATCAAAAATTATTGTTATGGATGAACCCTCCGCAACACTCACCGACCATGAACTAAAAACATTATTTGAACTGATTAAATCACTACGGAGGCAGAATTTAGGAATTATCTATATCTCACATCGATTGGAAGAATTATATGAGATTGGCAATCGGGTCACCGTAATGCGTGATGGGCAATATGTTGGCACTCACGAAGTATGTGATGTTACCCGCGAAGACTTAATACGGATGATGGTAGGCCGCGAACTTACCGAGGAATATCCAAAAATCTTTTTACCCCGTGGCAAAGAACGTTTACGCGTAGAGAATTTAACACGACGTGGTGCATTTAAAAATATAAGTTTTTCAGTATATTCTGGTGAAATAGTAGGATTAACAGGTTTAGTCGGTGCAGGTCGGACAGAAGTGGCTCGTGCTATTTTCGGTGCAGACCCGATAGATGACGGAAAAATCTATATCGACGGCGAAGAAGTAAAAATTCGTTCCCCTCAGGAAGCAATTAAACATGGTATCGGTCTATTAACGGAAGACCGTAAAAATCAGGGACTTGTTCTCGGCATGACTATTCGTGAAAATACAACCTTAGCAAACCTAAAAGCCATCACAAAAGGCATTTTCTTAAATCTCCCCAAAGAAAGAGAAATTACAGAAAAATATGTGCACGATATTCAGATACGTACCCCTTCCATAGAACAAATCGCCCAAAATTTAAGTGGTGGAAACCAGCAAAAAGTAGTTCTTGCCAAATGGCTATTCACTAATTCACGCATCCTTATCTTCGACGAACCTACCCGCGGAATTGATGTCGGCGCCAAAGCGGAAATTTTCCGACTTATGAATAGACTCTTAGAACAAGGAGTGGCTATTCTTATGATTTCCAGCGAACTCCCTGAAGTTTTAGGCATGTGTGACCGAATCCTTGTTATGCACGAAGGAACCTTAGTCGGTGAACTTTCACGAGATGAAGCGACACAGGAAAAAATCATGCAGTTTGCCACAGGATATAAAAAGCAAAATGTGGCTTAA
- a CDS encoding ABC transporter permease, with amino-acid sequence MWLNKGIKTFFFRSWVPLTITLVLEFIIFEFIGRQKAQPGFASFPTVILILNQLSIFGIMAIGMTFVIMAGGIDLSIGSLGAMSGVISALVAVYISSISLHFVPIAFLLGPTLGIFVGIIMGSIITFLNIQPFIVTLAFMSLLRGLANIITNGKPISPVPDNFLMLGRGMCLQIIPISVVIFGLIFFLGLIILHYTSLGRHTLAIGGNEESARLSGVPIQKVKLSIYILCSALSALAGVILASRMGSGSPKVGIGDELAVIASVVIGGTSLSGGKGSLWGTLLGLCVVFTLNSGLNWIGIETFGQQVTLGLVILTAVLIDKIQGKLKEQQPK; translated from the coding sequence ATGTGGCTTAATAAAGGAATAAAAACCTTCTTTTTCCGCTCTTGGGTTCCGTTAACAATTACACTTGTTCTCGAATTTATTATCTTCGAATTTATTGGCAGACAAAAAGCACAACCTGGGTTCGCTTCCTTTCCCACAGTCATACTAATCCTAAATCAATTATCCATCTTCGGGATTATGGCAATCGGCATGACATTCGTAATCATGGCGGGAGGTATCGACCTATCCATTGGCTCATTAGGAGCCATGTCCGGTGTCATCTCTGCCTTAGTAGCGGTTTATATATCATCTATATCTTTACATTTCGTGCCAATAGCATTCTTATTAGGTCCCACTTTAGGCATATTCGTTGGAATTATTATGGGGAGCATAATTACCTTCTTGAATATCCAGCCTTTCATCGTCACACTTGCCTTTATGAGTTTGCTCCGTGGGTTAGCAAATATCATAACCAATGGGAAACCTATCAGTCCTGTTCCAGATAATTTCTTAATGTTAGGTCGGGGTATGTGTCTTCAAATTATACCCATCAGTGTCGTTATTTTCGGACTGATATTTTTTTTGGGATTAATTATCCTTCATTACACCTCTTTAGGCAGACATACCCTCGCCATTGGTGGAAACGAAGAATCGGCTCGCCTTAGTGGGGTTCCTATACAAAAAGTAAAACTTTCTATATATATATTATGCAGTGCCCTCTCTGCGTTAGCAGGCGTTATTTTAGCCTCACGAATGGGTTCTGGTAGTCCAAAGGTAGGTATCGGCGATGAACTTGCGGTTATCGCAAGTGTTGTAATCGGTGGCACAAGTTTGAGCGGAGGAAAAGGTTCCCTTTGGGGAACACTATTAGGATTGTGCGTCGTATTCACATTAAATAGTGGACTTAATTGGATTGGAATCGAAACCTTTGGACAGCAAGTAACATTGGGACTCGTCATATTAACAGCAGTTCTTATTGATAAAATCCAAGGAAAACTAAAAGAGCAACAACCGAAATGA
- a CDS encoding substrate-binding domain-containing protein, whose product MKIGKKLLYFSVFLSITFFSCSAPIGSKEPAQNNSNSGAVGASLLTQTHVFYQDLAGAMKETANQRNINLRIQYAEFDPRKQNDQIEMFILQGVRALVVAPTDSSGMAPLIKQAMDKKIPVFTVDIAVKDTDVICHIASDNYQGGVLLGEFLAKQLNGQGKVAIIDHPTVTSVQERVKGFEDALAKYPDIAIVQKIPGEGQRDKAMRSAQDLIASRSDLSAIFGINDDSALGALAAIESAGLQDKIKIVGFDATPEACQAIRDGKALIADIAQFPKEIGKVAMETIDEYFKGAQPPRVKYVPVKLITRETLLSEGSNL is encoded by the coding sequence ATGAAAATAGGAAAGAAACTACTATATTTTTCTGTTTTTTTATCTATTACATTTTTTAGTTGTTCAGCTCCTATTGGCAGTAAAGAGCCAGCCCAAAATAATTCTAATAGTGGAGCGGTTGGAGCTTCGTTACTAACACAAACTCACGTTTTCTACCAAGATCTGGCTGGGGCTATGAAAGAAACAGCAAATCAGCGGAATATTAATTTGCGAATTCAGTATGCGGAATTTGACCCTCGCAAACAAAATGACCAGATTGAGATGTTCATTCTACAAGGGGTTCGTGCTTTAGTCGTTGCACCTACAGATTCCAGTGGGATGGCTCCCCTGATAAAGCAAGCGATGGATAAAAAAATACCCGTGTTCACCGTAGACATTGCCGTAAAAGATACGGATGTTATTTGTCATATTGCCTCTGACAATTATCAAGGTGGTGTGTTGTTAGGTGAGTTTTTAGCGAAGCAACTAAACGGGCAAGGTAAAGTCGCTATTATTGACCACCCGACAGTAACCTCGGTTCAGGAACGGGTTAAAGGTTTTGAAGATGCGTTAGCGAAATATCCAGACATAGCCATTGTCCAGAAAATTCCTGGGGAAGGACAACGTGATAAAGCCATGCGTTCCGCTCAGGACCTGATTGCTTCTCGTTCTGACCTCAGTGCAATATTTGGGATTAACGATGACTCAGCCCTGGGAGCATTAGCAGCAATAGAATCCGCAGGATTACAAGATAAAATCAAAATCGTAGGTTTTGATGCAACACCAGAAGCCTGCCAGGCGATTCGCGACGGAAAAGCACTTATTGCCGATATTGCCCAATTTCCAAAGGAAATTGGCAAAGTAGCAATGGAAACAATTGACGAATACTTTAAGGGAGCACAGCCCCCTCGTGTAAAATATGTACCTGTAAAATTAATAACTCGTGAAACTCTACTTTCAGAAGGGTCAAATCTATGA